Part of the Methanobacterium paludis genome is shown below.
CCTCATCCTCCCATCTCTGAAAATAAGGATAAACATCGTTTTTATAAACATCTTCCAAATCATCCGGCGAAGAGAGTTTATTAAAATTAGTTACTTCATAACCGAGGTATTCTTTACTCCATTCAGGTATTTTATCAAAATAAGATGAAATCTCATCAAAATTGGGCTCTAACTCTGATAATTTTTTTTGATATAACTTTTTTCCATTGAGGCTTGAAAATGTGTTGTAACGCTCACGAAGCTTGGTTATATCTTTATGATGTGTTATTATTGCAAGTCCTATGGCGTCTTGATATATCTTGTCATAACTTAATGCAGATATAAAGCCTGCAGAGAGAATTTCATGGCGGTACTTCCACGGCGCATTTTGACTCCCTCTTTCAAGCATTTCCTGAAATCCAATAGCTCCCTTTCCAAAATCATGTAAAAATAAGGAGTAAAAAAGATGCTCCCAAAAACCATCAACTCCACATAACTCCGGGATATTAGGATATGCTTGTTTAATACTCTTAAAAACTTTTAAAGTATTTTCTGTATGTTCCAATATTGTTTCATCGGGTTTTGCCAATAAATCCATTTAAAACACCTACCTATGGAACCAAACTCCCCAATCCATTTCTTCATCATAGCAACATTCATTGGAATAGTCAAAAAACTGATTCATTAATATGAAAGGTTTAGTACCTGCTGCTTTTCTTGGTATTGTATCTGTAAAATGGGTCGGTAATGCTTGAATGGTTCCATAAGCCCCATTTAAACCAAAAGGTAAAATAGTTTTTCCAAGTTTTACATTGGCCTTTTTTGCCAGTTCTACTTCTTTGATTTCAGTGATATTCATAAGATCTGTGGAACGTCCAAGCAGGATAGGGTAATGGGGGTGTTCAAAGTATTTTTTGTATTCTGGATCATCTAAATATAGATAGATCTCAGGATCCACCAAAAATTCTCTTTTTATAACGTTTGATTTACCTTTCAAACCAGATAACTCATATATTGTCTCAAGGTCAACTGCCTTTCCATCATGCTTAAAGACGTATCCTATTGAAAGATCTTCAGGAGTAACTAACTCCCCTTTAGCTGCAGATATAAGGCCATAAATTGTACTTAATGGAGGAACAGGTAGAGTAGGTTGAAACCCACTGATAAAAGCAGGGTACCTGAAAGAGGTTACCCAACCTTTAATCAGAACTCTTAATGCTTTCATTCTTTCATCAGCTCTGGAATTTTATCTGAAAACTGATCCACAGTCTCTTTGATTGTTCCCACGTGTATTTTACTATTTTCTCCAGCTAATTTTGTAAGAGGTTCTTCTAACTCGTCCATGAATCCCTTTCTACGCCCCACGTAAACATCTGTGAGTAATGAATCATCGTACTCAGTTATAACTTCTTTAAGTGCTTCAATATCAATTATTGCTTCCCTATCTTCTTCTTTTGCTATGTTCATAAATATGTGGTTGCCACCGTCAATTGCAGCCAGAACTATGAATTTTGGAGAAACATCAGTCAGATGGGATGTTAATTTTGCTCCACCTTGAAGATAAGGAAGAGATTTAATAACATCCTGAGCTCTTCTTGTTCTCACATCATGAGGCATTGTCCATTTCTTACTTTCTTTTTCATGGGATAATCCCCGTTCTTCAGCTATTTCTTCAAGTTTTTGATGCATATTTTTGTAGCCTGTTTTTTCAGTTGAATAGAATACACCTAAACTGTCCAGATCAACTGAGAATATGCCTTTTAAGACTGTTGAATAAAATTCATGTTCATAAGGTACGGGATTACCTTCATGACGAGCCATAACACCAAAATCTTGGGTTGGAGCTTGGTTTATTACCGAAATTAGTGGTGAGTTTTTCAACGGAGATACCCGTGTCACTGTTCCTCCTTCTTTTGCTTTTAAAGCTCTCATATATCCAAAAACATCATCATCATCGTAATCGATTGGATTTGCACTTGTAAATGCTATTTTCTTTTCTCGACTTATAGGGGACATTTTCCAACCAAACCTCTGCTCTAATGTATCTCTCCACCAATACCTCAAAGCCTGTCCTGAAACATAGGGGTATTTTTTTTTCCCTTTCTGAATTGCTTTGACCCTTACAATGTTATCTGTTCTCTCCCCAGCATCTGCACCAGCATTATTGAGCGCTGAGTGCGGTGCATCAACCAACATGAAACCTACTATAGTCTTTGACATTTATTCTTCCTCCTGAATTTCTTCTTCCATTTCAGCCGATGTTAATATTTCATCTTGTTTTCCCTGTTCAATTATCCATGGTTGCAATTTTTCATAGATCCTGAATAAAATCAAATCCTGAGTTTCCCTCCAGGTTAAACTGCCTTCTGGAAAAAGATGATTAACATAATCATCAAATGTGAATAATGGATCTTCAATACCTTTCTCTATCCTTTTTTTGATAATAATCCTAAGTATATTACGATAATTTTTGTAATTACTGGCTGTTTCAAGTTTTTTCAGAGTTTTCGTATCATCAGCAGTTTCTATATATTCTGCAAGTTCATCTGCAACTTCTTTTATCACACCTATCCTTTTTTCATCCATATTTAACACCCCTACCAAATAATTTCTAATTAAATCCCATCCTCCAATTGCTTCCTTGTTTTTTTTATCAATAAAAAATCCAATGATGGATTTTCCTTCTAAAAGATTGTTATAAACAAGATTTTTTTTATTTTTATAGTCTCCTTCTTCTTTCACATTTTCCCAATCAACAAATTGATATCCTCTTTTTACGACTTTGTTCCATTCCGCACTATGTTCATCTTGCTGAATATCTGCTAAAAATTTGAAAACTGTTAATGGAAAATGAAATATATCTAAATTAGCTCCTTGATTAAAATTTTTGAAACGATAAAAAGTTATTGAAACTTCATTTTCAATAGCTCGCTCATTCACACGAACAATCATATCAGTTATAATGTGG
Proteins encoded:
- the cas5b gene encoding type I-B CRISPR-associated protein Cas5b — its product is MKALRVLIKGWVTSFRYPAFISGFQPTLPVPPLSTIYGLISAAKGELVTPEDLSIGYVFKHDGKAVDLETIYELSGLKGKSNVIKREFLVDPEIYLYLDDPEYKKYFEHPHYPILLGRSTDLMNITEIKEVELAKKANVKLGKTILPFGLNGAYGTIQALPTHFTDTIPRKAAGTKPFILMNQFFDYSNECCYDEEMDWGVWFHR
- the cas7i gene encoding type I-B CRISPR-associated protein Cas7/Cst2/DevR, coding for MSKTIVGFMLVDAPHSALNNAGADAGERTDNIVRVKAIQKGKKKYPYVSGQALRYWWRDTLEQRFGWKMSPISREKKIAFTSANPIDYDDDDVFGYMRALKAKEGGTVTRVSPLKNSPLISVINQAPTQDFGVMARHEGNPVPYEHEFYSTVLKGIFSVDLDSLGVFYSTEKTGYKNMHQKLEEIAEERGLSHEKESKKWTMPHDVRTRRAQDVIKSLPYLQGGAKLTSHLTDVSPKFIVLAAIDGGNHIFMNIAKEEDREAIIDIEALKEVITEYDDSLLTDVYVGRRKGFMDELEEPLTKLAGENSKIHVGTIKETVDQFSDKIPELMKE
- the cas8a1 gene encoding type I-B CRISPR-associated protein Cas8b1/Cst1, with protein sequence MSNEIIYKFTGNPFVDAGIWALSRWNDKKPEELDKDDLKKAAEDIFDTVYSHKKWYSSILHGMVFPNGKVSNPGDFKKPLEERKKKVMEHFNGLIDEITFLNDQGSCIACGRRNIQRRFFKSEIPLTGSGKMLNYFSFASEGADYCSACAFAVQFSPLLMYKCGDLLLFHSDSKSLMKIWSKKSIHNLKGNALAGCFDEGYKNVKNAFFHIITDMIVRVNERAIENEVSITFYRFKNFNQGANLDIFHFPLTVFKFLADIQQDEHSAEWNKVVKRGYQFVDWENVKEEGDYKNKKNLVYNNLLEGKSIIGFFIDKKNKEAIGGWDLIRNYLVGVLNMDEKRIGVIKEVADELAEYIETADDTKTLKKLETASNYKNYRNILRIIIKKRIEKGIEDPLFTFDDYVNHLFPEGSLTWRETQDLILFRIYEKLQPWIIEQGKQDEILTSAEMEEEIQEEE